A genomic segment from Frateuria edaphi encodes:
- a CDS encoding DUF3618 domain-containing protein has protein sequence MSTAERIEAESHKDPARLEQEIDQQRADINHIVDALENKLSPGQLFDRMVNFGKGNGREFAQNIGNAVKANPVPALLTSIGLLWLYASRDEPAPMRSSFADTGTEDGSGMMDRAREMGSEVSDTVSSTWNQARSRVADTTSRMADTAQGARESLLHQKDRAVQGYNNLLRDNPLALGAIGIAVGALLGAALPTTEPENRLMGEASDDLADKAKEAVRTGADKARDVMHDMGEPRDTVRH, from the coding sequence ATGAGCACTGCCGAACGGATCGAAGCCGAATCGCACAAGGATCCGGCGCGCCTGGAGCAGGAGATCGACCAGCAGCGCGCGGACATCAACCACATCGTCGACGCGCTGGAGAACAAGCTTTCGCCGGGCCAGCTGTTCGACCGCATGGTGAACTTCGGCAAGGGCAACGGCCGCGAGTTCGCGCAGAACATCGGCAACGCGGTGAAGGCCAACCCGGTGCCCGCCCTGTTGACCTCCATCGGCCTGTTATGGCTTTACGCCAGCCGCGATGAGCCGGCACCGATGCGCAGCAGCTTTGCCGATACCGGCACCGAAGACGGTAGCGGCATGATGGATCGGGCGCGTGAGATGGGCAGCGAGGTTTCCGACACCGTTTCCAGCACCTGGAACCAGGCCAGGTCGCGCGTCGCCGACACCACCTCGCGCATGGCCGACACGGCCCAGGGCGCGCGTGAGTCCCTGCTGCACCAGAAGGACCGGGCCGTGCAGGGCTACAACAACCTGTTGCGCGACAACCCGTTGGCGCTTGGCGCCATCGGCATCGCCGTCGGTGCCCTGCTCGGTGCCGCGCTGCCCACCACCGAACCGGAAAACCGGTTGATGGGCGAGGCCAGCGACGATCTCGCCGACAAGGCGAAGGAAGCGGTCCGCACCGGCGCCGACAAGGCACGCGACGTCATGCACGACATGGGTGAGCCGCGGGACACCGTGCGCCATTGA
- a CDS encoding phospholipase D-like domain-containing protein, whose product MQPFLRTPEAASRSTVGATSDVRKSRTCHGFGHPGVLDPTGNLSGRSAVRRVGAGLRKIWRTVGLVLAGACSVGLAGLTAANVLPAGPGLSQAPANVAPVDSPAFRQQAEALLGSPVTQGDAVVDLQNGDAYIPAMLADIRSARKSIELESYILRRGHVADVFVAALSERARAGVKVRVVVDWMGSRGNVADAERLRAAGVDFHFYRPVRLDQLANLNKRTHRKLMVVDDHVAWTGGMGIDDAWLGNASNGRQKRDMMFRMRGPAVAQMRGVFEEHWLATGGKPLPPADVATCSPAGRLPVQVIASTDRVGEYNSQRMFLLAIAGARRSIDLEASYFVPDEPVRQALLDALARGVRVRIIVEGDHVDGHMVGDASRTYWAQFLDAGAQIARYTPSLFHSKLMVVDGYLTLAGSANFDSRSLHLNDEANIAIYDGPFAGRMTDVFDRDLAVSQPVTMARLRARPWTQQVTDRFWAEFASQL is encoded by the coding sequence ATGCAGCCATTCCTTCGCACGCCGGAAGCCGCAAGCCGGTCCACCGTGGGTGCAACCTCCGACGTGCGCAAGTCGCGCACGTGTCATGGCTTCGGCCATCCCGGCGTACTCGACCCGACCGGCAACCTGTCCGGCCGCTCGGCAGTGCGGCGGGTCGGCGCGGGTTTGCGCAAGATCTGGCGTACGGTTGGCCTCGTGCTTGCCGGTGCGTGCTCCGTCGGCCTGGCCGGACTGACCGCGGCGAACGTCTTGCCTGCGGGCCCGGGGCTGTCGCAGGCGCCGGCCAACGTGGCGCCGGTCGATAGCCCGGCGTTCCGGCAGCAGGCCGAAGCCCTGCTCGGAAGTCCGGTCACCCAGGGCGACGCTGTGGTCGACCTGCAGAACGGCGATGCCTATATCCCGGCCATGCTCGCCGACATCCGCTCGGCGCGGAAAAGCATCGAGCTGGAGAGCTACATCCTGCGGCGCGGGCACGTCGCCGATGTCTTCGTCGCCGCGCTGTCCGAGCGCGCGCGCGCCGGCGTGAAGGTGCGCGTGGTGGTCGACTGGATGGGTTCGCGCGGCAACGTGGCCGACGCCGAGCGACTGCGGGCGGCGGGCGTCGATTTCCATTTCTACCGGCCGGTGCGGCTGGACCAGCTGGCGAACCTCAACAAGCGCACCCACCGCAAATTGATGGTGGTGGACGATCACGTGGCCTGGACCGGCGGCATGGGCATCGACGATGCCTGGCTGGGCAATGCCAGCAACGGCAGGCAGAAGCGCGACATGATGTTCCGCATGCGGGGCCCCGCCGTGGCGCAGATGCGCGGCGTATTCGAGGAACACTGGCTGGCCACCGGTGGCAAACCGCTGCCGCCAGCCGACGTGGCGACCTGTTCGCCGGCGGGCCGGTTGCCCGTGCAGGTGATCGCCAGCACCGACCGCGTGGGCGAGTACAACTCCCAGCGCATGTTCCTGCTGGCCATCGCCGGCGCGCGGCGCTCGATCGACCTGGAAGCCTCCTACTTCGTGCCGGACGAGCCTGTGCGGCAAGCCCTGCTGGACGCGCTGGCGCGCGGCGTCCGGGTGCGCATCATCGTCGAAGGCGATCACGTCGATGGCCACATGGTCGGCGACGCCTCGCGCACCTACTGGGCCCAATTCCTCGACGCGGGTGCGCAGATCGCCCGCTACACGCCGTCGCTTTTCCACAGCAAGTTGATGGTGGTCGATGGCTACCTGACGCTTGCCGGCTCGGCAAACTTCGACAGTCGCTCGTTGCACCTGAACGACGAGGCCAATATCGCGATCTACGACGGCCCCTTCGCGGGGCGCATGACCGATGTGTTCGACCGGGACCTGGCCGTGTCGCAGCCGGTCACGATGGCCCGGCTGCGCGCCCGGCCATGGACGCAGCAGGTCACCGACCGCTTCTGGGCCGAATTCGCTTCCCAGTTGTAA
- a CDS encoding helix-turn-helix domain-containing protein — MKLLDIAEVASRSGLPPSTLRFYEEKGLIASVGRHGLRRLFGPQVLERLALITLGRIAGFALDDLAALFKTGDKPRIDRRQLAAKADELDRTIRQLAAVRDGLRHAASCPAPSHLECPKFQRLLRAATASQARPAGKRPPRRRALA, encoded by the coding sequence ATGAAATTGCTCGATATCGCCGAAGTGGCCAGCCGCTCCGGCCTCCCGCCTTCCACGCTACGCTTCTACGAGGAAAAGGGACTGATCGCCTCGGTCGGTCGGCATGGCCTGCGGCGCCTGTTCGGGCCACAGGTGCTCGAGCGCCTGGCGCTGATCACGCTGGGACGCATCGCCGGTTTCGCGCTGGACGACCTGGCGGCGCTGTTCAAGACCGGCGACAAGCCGCGCATCGACCGCCGCCAGCTGGCGGCCAAGGCCGACGAGCTGGACCGGACCATCCGTCAGCTCGCCGCGGTGCGCGACGGCCTGCGCCATGCGGCCAGCTGTCCTGCCCCAAGCCATCTGGAGTGCCCGAAGTTCCAGCGCCTGCTGCGGGCCGCGACCGCCAGCCAGGCACGCCCCGCCGGCAAGCGGCCGCCACGTCGCAGGGCGCTGGCATGA
- a CDS encoding DUF2938 domain-containing protein, with the protein MAELAHFLFHAAVVGIGATLVMDAWWLCQKHVLGVPVLDYAMVGRWLGHLVHGRLRHAAIKNAPRVAGERAIGWMAHYAIGIGIAATLLGATGVGWAHAPSPCPALAVGLASVAAPFLVLQPALGAGLAASRTPRPGVARRRSLVTHLVFGLGLYLAGEGWVLLVRLAN; encoded by the coding sequence ATGGCTGAGCTTGCGCACTTTCTTTTCCACGCCGCCGTGGTCGGTATCGGCGCCACGCTCGTCATGGATGCCTGGTGGCTGTGCCAGAAGCACGTCTTGGGCGTGCCGGTGCTCGACTATGCGATGGTCGGCCGTTGGCTTGGTCATCTGGTGCATGGGCGCCTGCGTCATGCAGCGATCAAGAACGCACCGCGGGTGGCCGGGGAACGCGCGATCGGCTGGATGGCGCATTACGCGATCGGCATCGGCATCGCCGCCACGCTGCTCGGCGCCACCGGCGTCGGGTGGGCACACGCACCGTCGCCCTGTCCCGCGCTGGCGGTGGGACTGGCCAGCGTGGCCGCACCGTTCCTGGTTCTGCAGCCGGCGCTCGGGGCAGGCCTGGCCGCCTCGCGGACGCCGCGCCCCGGCGTGGCGCGACGGCGCAGCCTGGTCACCCACCTGGTGTTCGGCCTGGGCCTGTACCTGGCGGGCGAAGGGTGGGTGCTGCTCGTCCGGCTGGCGAACTAG
- a CDS encoding YybH family protein — MKLSRWVFMGLLALVAALPAAAATDDAAAIRQVLADQQAAWNRGDVETFMHGYKDAPDTTFVGSSVRKGYQAILASYRKHYANNAQMGRLTFSDVDVRMLPCAQGAVRYAVVTGRFHLDRSEHGEAAQDDGVYSLLWEKTAQGWKIILDHSS; from the coding sequence ATGAAACTGTCACGCTGGGTGTTCATGGGGCTGCTGGCGCTGGTCGCAGCCCTGCCTGCCGCGGCCGCGACCGACGATGCAGCCGCCATCCGCCAGGTGCTGGCCGACCAGCAGGCCGCCTGGAACCGCGGCGACGTGGAAACCTTCATGCACGGCTACAAGGACGCGCCGGATACCACCTTCGTCGGCAGTTCGGTGCGCAAGGGCTATCAGGCAATCCTGGCGAGCTACCGCAAGCACTATGCGAACAACGCGCAGATGGGTCGGCTGACGTTCTCGGATGTCGACGTGCGGATGCTGCCTTGCGCGCAGGGTGCGGTGCGTTACGCAGTGGTCACCGGGCGCTTCCACCTGGATCGCAGCGAACATGGCGAAGCCGCCCAGGATGACGGCGTCTATTCGCTGTTGTGGGAGAAGACGGCGCAAGGCTGGAAGATCATCCTGGATCATTCCAGCTGA
- a CDS encoding glycoside hydrolase family 18 protein has protein sequence MPLRPQRLVLILIAGALAVVAGMAQATRYRVVGYATDWNATRAHTLERIDTLIFAFVHVERGRVVLDGDAAARLRRLLALKRTKPSLRVTIAVGGWGAGGFSEAAATAEGRRVFAQSAASLVAAQGADGLDVDWEYPGHGESGIASSPADRTHFTLLLEALRQALDQQGKGRHYVLSIAVADGPFVDGVDIAAVAPLVDWFNLMTYDFVNRMTPTTGHHTGLYRSRLAAADARTGDGAVRQFLAAGAPSEKLLLGVAFYGREFAQVKPEHDGLYQSYGDYQGEHPWPELKKNYIGRNGFVRYWDPQARAAWLWNRRTHAFITYDDPRSIAAKAVYVKAHRLGGLMYWEQKHDPEGELVDAIWRGLQDAPSNREQEPPRDKPAQPPLR, from the coding sequence ATGCCGCTACGCCCGCAGAGGCTTGTTCTCATCCTGATTGCCGGCGCGCTGGCCGTGGTCGCTGGCATGGCTCAAGCGACTCGTTATCGCGTAGTGGGCTATGCCACCGACTGGAATGCCACGCGGGCGCACACGCTCGAGCGCATCGATACGTTGATCTTCGCCTTCGTCCACGTCGAGCGGGGCCGCGTGGTGCTGGATGGCGACGCGGCTGCCCGCCTGCGACGGCTGCTGGCGCTCAAGCGCACGAAGCCTTCGCTCAGGGTGACGATCGCGGTGGGCGGTTGGGGCGCCGGCGGTTTCTCCGAGGCGGCCGCGACGGCCGAAGGCCGGCGGGTCTTCGCGCAGAGCGCGGCGAGTCTCGTCGCGGCGCAGGGCGCCGATGGGCTGGACGTGGACTGGGAATATCCGGGCCATGGCGAATCGGGCATCGCTTCCAGCCCGGCCGACCGGACCCACTTCACGCTGCTGCTGGAGGCGCTTCGCCAGGCGCTCGACCAGCAGGGCAAGGGCCGACATTACGTGCTCAGCATTGCGGTCGCGGATGGGCCGTTCGTCGATGGCGTCGATATCGCGGCGGTTGCGCCGCTGGTCGACTGGTTCAACTTGATGACCTACGACTTCGTCAATCGCATGACGCCAACCACCGGGCATCACACGGGACTGTATCGCTCGCGCCTGGCTGCGGCCGATGCACGCACCGGCGACGGCGCGGTGCGTCAGTTTCTCGCCGCCGGGGCGCCGTCGGAGAAACTGCTGCTTGGCGTGGCCTTCTACGGCCGCGAGTTCGCGCAGGTGAAGCCCGAGCACGATGGCCTTTACCAATCCTATGGCGATTACCAGGGAGAGCATCCCTGGCCGGAGCTGAAGAAGAACTACATCGGCCGCAACGGCTTCGTGCGCTACTGGGATCCGCAGGCCAGGGCTGCCTGGTTGTGGAATCGGCGCACGCACGCCTTCATCACCTACGACGACCCGCGGTCGATCGCCGCGAAGGCCGTCTACGTGAAAGCACACAGGCTTGGCGGCCTGATGTATTGGGAACAGAAGCACGATCCCGAGGGCGAACTGGTCGATGCGATCTGGCGGGGGCTGCAGGATGCGCCCTCGAACCGGGAGCAGGAACCGCCCCGCGACAAGCCCGCCCAGCCACCTTTGCGCTGA
- a CDS encoding BON domain-containing protein, with protein MGQLAKLAAAFAAGAAAMYLLDPVAGRRRRTMARDKVLAAGQDIQDFAQDTARHAADRLHGASAHLHAQAPSDDRQLHDRIRSKLGHLVAQPGKVEVHVEDGLVTLSGSARLAEVDELVAAVSDMLGVARVDNRLDAAQLPPARESRH; from the coding sequence GTGGGACAGTTAGCGAAGCTTGCCGCCGCGTTTGCGGCGGGCGCGGCGGCGATGTATCTGCTCGACCCGGTGGCCGGACGCCGCCGGCGAACCATGGCGCGGGACAAGGTGCTTGCGGCGGGACAGGACATCCAGGATTTCGCCCAGGACACGGCCAGGCACGCGGCCGACCGCCTGCACGGCGCATCGGCCCACCTGCACGCGCAGGCGCCCTCGGACGACCGGCAGCTGCACGACCGCATCCGCTCCAAGCTCGGGCACCTGGTGGCACAGCCGGGCAAGGTCGAGGTCCACGTGGAGGACGGTCTGGTGACATTGAGCGGTTCGGCACGGCTCGCGGAAGTGGACGAACTGGTCGCGGCAGTCTCGGACATGCTGGGCGTGGCGCGCGTGGACAACCGCCTGGATGCGGCGCAGCTGCCGCCCGCGAGGGAGAGCCGGCACTAG
- a CDS encoding DOPA 4,5-dioxygenase family protein has translation MNEAHAPYHAHIYYEAASRPLAETMRCVLSERMTAGELAPLRFVGSLRDGKAGPHPLPQFEIHFTADGLAVVREIIRASGLTALIHPLTDDDLADHTRLAEWIGTPLALDLDTLDPPGRNKGVARFGLSDF, from the coding sequence ATGAACGAGGCGCACGCGCCGTACCACGCGCACATCTACTACGAAGCGGCCAGCCGGCCGCTGGCCGAGACCATGCGCTGCGTGCTCAGCGAGCGAATGACCGCTGGCGAACTTGCGCCGTTGCGCTTCGTCGGCAGCCTGAGGGATGGCAAGGCCGGACCGCATCCCTTGCCGCAGTTCGAGATCCACTTCACCGCCGACGGACTGGCGGTGGTGCGCGAGATCATCCGGGCGTCCGGGCTCACCGCGCTGATCCACCCGCTGACCGACGACGACCTCGCCGATCACACGCGACTGGCCGAATGGATCGGCACGCCGTTGGCGCTGGACCTGGACACGCTCGATCCGCCGGGACGCAACAAGGGCGTTGCGCGTTTCGGCTTGTCGGACTTCTAG
- a CDS encoding class I SAM-dependent methyltransferase, with the protein MTADRMLDRLDRLARDATLEAAERWHARAEALDWIDRVWHVLAHEAPDATVRAQALRHRLERADDMLHRRLRAVVRAGYGPTVFQRWQQETGLIDGEGYDALDELLAGVLQLADPGPGSRPLEPEMVFYQPTPARHALDMLVRSRVGPRDVLVDLGSGLGHVPMLASICTGARAIGVEWQPSHVEAARRAARRLKLERVGFLAQDARDADLSRGTVFFLYTPFLGTVLREVLDALRLEGMRRPIRVCTFGPCTRIVGDEAWLHTDGPTTADRVAVFRCVGQGSD; encoded by the coding sequence ATGACTGCCGACCGCATGCTCGACAGGCTTGATCGCCTGGCCCGCGATGCAACGCTCGAGGCGGCGGAGCGCTGGCACGCGCGTGCCGAAGCGTTGGACTGGATCGACCGCGTGTGGCATGTCCTCGCGCATGAGGCGCCCGATGCCACCGTCCGCGCGCAAGCGCTGCGCCATCGGCTGGAACGGGCCGACGACATGCTGCACCGGCGCTTGCGCGCGGTGGTCCGGGCCGGGTACGGGCCGACAGTGTTCCAGCGCTGGCAACAGGAGACGGGCCTCATCGACGGCGAAGGCTACGACGCGCTCGACGAACTGCTCGCCGGCGTGCTGCAACTGGCGGACCCGGGTCCCGGCTCACGACCACTGGAACCGGAGATGGTGTTCTACCAGCCGACGCCGGCGCGCCACGCGCTGGACATGCTCGTGCGCAGCCGCGTGGGTCCGCGCGACGTGCTCGTCGATCTTGGCTCCGGACTCGGGCACGTGCCGATGCTTGCCTCGATCTGTACTGGCGCGCGCGCCATCGGCGTGGAATGGCAGCCGTCCCACGTCGAGGCCGCGCGGCGCGCGGCCCGCCGACTCAAGCTGGAGCGCGTCGGGTTCCTGGCGCAGGACGCGCGCGACGCGGACCTGTCACGCGGCACCGTGTTCTTCCTCTACACCCCATTCCTGGGGACGGTGCTGCGAGAGGTGCTGGACGCGCTGCGGCTCGAAGGGATGCGGCGGCCGATCAGGGTGTGCACCTTCGGTCCATGCACCCGCATCGTCGGCGACGAGGCCTGGCTGCATACGGATGGGCCGACGACGGCGGACCGGGTGGCCGTGTTCCGGTGCGTGGGGCAGGGAAGCGATTAA
- a CDS encoding SRPBCC family protein has product MGTVRLHRVLRTTPERLYRAFVDPDAMAKWLPPNGFTGKVHHMDARVGGSYRMSFTNFSTGSSHTFGGTYLELQPGERLRYTDRFDDPDLAGEMVTTVSLARVSCGTELTVVQEGIPDAIPTEACYLGWQESLVLLARLVEAEIPD; this is encoded by the coding sequence ATGGGTACCGTCCGACTGCACCGTGTCCTTCGCACCACACCCGAGCGCCTCTACCGCGCGTTCGTCGATCCCGACGCCATGGCCAAGTGGCTGCCGCCCAACGGTTTCACCGGCAAGGTCCACCACATGGACGCCCGGGTCGGGGGCAGCTACCGCATGTCGTTCACCAACTTCTCGACGGGCAGCAGCCACACGTTCGGCGGCACGTACCTCGAACTGCAGCCGGGCGAGCGGCTGCGCTACACCGACCGCTTCGACGATCCGGATCTCGCGGGCGAGATGGTCACCACCGTTTCGCTCGCGCGGGTTTCCTGCGGCACCGAGCTGACCGTGGTGCAGGAAGGCATCCCCGACGCGATCCCGACCGAGGCCTGTTACCTCGGCTGGCAGGAATCGCTGGTGCTCCTGGCAAGGCTGGTCGAGGCGGAGATCCCCGACTGA
- a CDS encoding serine hydrolase domain-containing protein, whose protein sequence is MKPLAPLLVAIAVALAHPARADSPPVDFGPLAKLVATTNTAIGHPTGMAIAVVHDGKVVYQDYVGLADIARRTPVTARTDFYIASATKPFTALEVLLKVQQGQADLAMPVQAMFPGLHFAGIDAGAVTLRDLLVHTSGIDNEPLVWATAFSGLHDPDTLRALVARSGTSAEDAHGTFEYTNVGYNIASVWLDARFKRPWQAQLQQDVFEPLDMRQTSAYISQAQARGWAMALPYSLASDDPQAPLYLTKSDDTMQAAGGMVSTAPDLARFLIAQLEPPAGNHPSLAGAIERSHATQVDLKARYLDFERTGYALGWYTGEYKGHRLLHHFGGFAGFHAHLSLMPDENAGLVVLCNEDMLCPRMTNLVADYVYGALLRQTGNEAAVAKRFAALPGEATGLRQQVRRQRAAIRARPWHLTLPREAYAGTYANPLLGTMRIHVDRHGAMAIHWGRLHAVATGYPKDDQVRVELVPNSGNVMAFQVDHGKVVAVRLEDMVFAKPADNTDRH, encoded by the coding sequence ATGAAACCACTCGCGCCCCTCCTCGTGGCTATCGCCGTGGCGCTCGCCCATCCGGCGCGCGCCGACAGTCCCCCGGTCGACTTCGGTCCACTGGCGAAGCTCGTGGCGACGACCAACACGGCGATCGGCCACCCGACCGGCATGGCGATCGCGGTAGTGCACGATGGCAAGGTCGTCTACCAGGATTACGTCGGGCTGGCCGATATCGCTCGCCGTACGCCAGTCACCGCGCGCACCGACTTCTATATCGCCTCGGCCACCAAGCCGTTCACTGCACTGGAGGTGTTGCTCAAAGTGCAGCAGGGACAGGCGGACCTGGCGATGCCGGTGCAGGCGATGTTTCCCGGGCTGCATTTCGCTGGCATCGACGCGGGCGCCGTCACCCTGCGCGACCTGCTCGTCCACACATCCGGCATCGACAACGAGCCGCTGGTCTGGGCCACGGCGTTCAGCGGATTGCACGATCCGGACACGCTGCGCGCGCTGGTGGCGCGCTCAGGCACCAGCGCCGAGGACGCGCACGGCACGTTCGAGTACACGAACGTGGGCTACAACATCGCCAGCGTCTGGCTGGATGCGCGGTTCAAGCGTCCCTGGCAGGCACAGTTGCAGCAGGACGTCTTCGAGCCGCTGGACATGCGCCAGACCTCCGCCTACATCAGCCAGGCCCAGGCGCGGGGCTGGGCGATGGCCCTGCCCTATTCGCTGGCTTCCGATGACCCGCAGGCGCCGCTATATCTCACCAAGTCCGACGACACCATGCAGGCAGCCGGCGGCATGGTGTCCACCGCGCCGGACCTGGCGCGGTTTCTGATCGCGCAACTGGAGCCACCCGCCGGTAACCATCCCTCGCTGGCCGGCGCCATCGAGCGATCGCACGCGACCCAGGTAGACCTGAAAGCCCGGTACCTCGACTTCGAGCGCACCGGCTATGCATTGGGCTGGTACACGGGCGAGTACAAGGGTCATCGCCTGCTCCATCACTTCGGCGGCTTCGCCGGCTTCCACGCGCACCTGTCGCTCATGCCGGACGAGAACGCGGGTCTGGTGGTCCTGTGCAACGAAGACATGCTCTGTCCGCGCATGACCAATCTGGTCGCCGATTATGTGTATGGCGCGTTGCTCAGACAGACCGGCAACGAAGCGGCGGTGGCAAAGCGCTTCGCCGCGCTACCGGGCGAAGCTACCGGGTTGCGTCAGCAAGTGCGCAGGCAGCGTGCCGCGATCCGCGCCCGTCCCTGGCACCTCACGCTGCCGCGCGAGGCTTACGCCGGCACCTACGCGAACCCACTGCTCGGCACGATGCGGATCCACGTCGATCGGCACGGCGCGATGGCCATCCATTGGGGCCGCCTGCACGCCGTCGCCACCGGTTATCCCAAGGACGACCAGGTCCGTGTGGAACTGGTGCCCAACAGCGGCAACGTGATGGCGTTCCAGGTGGACCACGGCAAGGTGGTAGCGGTCCGGCTCGAGGACATGGTTTTCGCAAAACCGGCCGACAACACGGATCGACACTGA
- a CDS encoding YybH family protein: MNRTLLSLALGLAAAPAITHAADASCTVWQRELSFARSVEQHDAAAFASHIEADAVFAANTLRPQRGKEAVLAHWRGLIDGKDMRLAWYPTQVVTGGIEDVAYSSGRWLMEAVDPTAKPHYIAGHFATVWHRGKDGVWRVLFDGGDEGTATDDAGASAFRKARQATCPAGS, translated from the coding sequence ATGAACCGTACGCTCCTGTCCCTCGCGCTCGGCCTCGCCGCCGCCCCGGCCATCACGCATGCCGCCGACGCAAGCTGCACGGTATGGCAGCGCGAGCTCTCGTTCGCCCGTTCCGTGGAACAGCACGACGCGGCCGCCTTCGCCAGCCATATCGAAGCCGACGCCGTGTTCGCCGCCAACACGCTCCGACCCCAGCGCGGGAAGGAAGCCGTCCTGGCCCACTGGCGTGGGCTGATCGACGGCAAGGACATGCGCCTGGCCTGGTATCCCACGCAGGTCGTGACCGGCGGCATCGAGGATGTGGCCTACTCCAGCGGCCGCTGGTTGATGGAGGCGGTCGACCCCACCGCCAAGCCGCATTACATCGCCGGCCACTTCGCTACCGTCTGGCACCGCGGCAAGGATGGCGTCTGGCGCGTGCTGTTCGATGGCGGCGACGAAGGCACAGCCACCGACGACGCCGGCGCGTCCGCCTTCCGAAAAGCCCGGCAAGCCACGTGCCCTGCAGGGAGCTGA
- a CDS encoding NUDIX hydrolase codes for MYGIPTRCSLVSVIPVRGQGEDARTLLLHRAKAHLHGLWTYAAGHLEPGETAWQAAVRELAEATGLRPTALYSSDQCETYYDVRGECIAVVPAFVAFVAPDAEVHLDAEHDDHAWLSFPDAIARLPFGGQRTLYAHVQREFVLRPPAPALRMPA; via the coding sequence ATGTATGGCATTCCCACGCGCTGTTCGCTCGTCTCGGTAATTCCCGTCCGCGGCCAGGGCGAGGACGCCCGTACGCTGCTCCTGCACCGCGCCAAGGCCCACCTCCATGGCCTGTGGACCTACGCGGCCGGGCACCTCGAGCCCGGCGAAACGGCCTGGCAGGCGGCCGTGCGCGAACTGGCCGAAGCGACGGGCCTGCGGCCGACGGCGCTCTATTCGTCCGACCAATGCGAGACCTACTACGACGTGCGCGGGGAGTGCATCGCAGTGGTGCCGGCGTTCGTCGCCTTCGTGGCGCCCGATGCCGAGGTGCACCTTGACGCCGAACACGACGATCACGCCTGGCTGTCCTTCCCCGACGCGATCGCGCGGTTGCCGTTCGGTGGCCAGCGCACACTCTACGCGCACGTCCAGCGCGAGTTCGTCCTGCGTCCGCCGGCGCCGGCGCTGCGGATGCCGGCCTAG
- a CDS encoding phage holin family protein — protein MSKSFEQSQSFDTPPALRAVPSREEDVSIGGLLKQLAREIPMLFTKELALTKAEMRENLRATKAGVAAVATGGAVMLAGLVILLMAGVYGLSTVLAPWLSALIVGAAALLVGWVMISAGKKQFEPGSLKPDHTIHSLQKDADAIRGRTP, from the coding sequence ATGAGCAAGTCTTTCGAACAGTCCCAATCCTTCGATACACCACCCGCGTTGCGCGCCGTACCCTCGCGCGAGGAAGACGTCTCCATCGGTGGCCTGCTCAAGCAGCTGGCGCGCGAAATCCCGATGCTGTTCACCAAGGAGCTGGCGCTGACCAAGGCCGAGATGCGCGAGAACCTGCGCGCGACCAAGGCGGGCGTGGCGGCGGTGGCCACCGGCGGCGCCGTGATGCTGGCGGGGCTGGTCATCCTGCTGATGGCCGGCGTGTACGGCCTGAGCACCGTGCTCGCGCCATGGTTGTCCGCACTGATCGTGGGCGCGGCCGCCTTGCTCGTCGGCTGGGTCATGATCAGCGCCGGCAAGAAGCAGTTCGAGCCCGGCTCGCTCAAGCCCGACCACACCATCCACTCGCTGCAGAAGGATGCCGATGCCATCCGCGGGAGGACGCCATGA